The following coding sequences lie in one Aspergillus puulaauensis MK2 DNA, chromosome 3, nearly complete sequence genomic window:
- the hir3 gene encoding putative transcriptional corepressor of histone genes (Hir3) (COG:K;~EggNog:ENOG410PHS4;~InterPro:IPR033053;~go_process: GO:0006336 - DNA replication-independent nucleosome assembly [Evidence IEA]): MSTWVALNIEPDEAIEEEVDDTKEIQIEEALKLYQNALKLHSQGSQYYDQAEDAYEALLNSEIFKYPESISDYKRVALQNSELQFGGASHDVADEDTAVALGEFSINDSTSSTLQQTIYLSYKNHGQYILDALRASLQEIQQSSEEAHDLSSEVTERTSTALSQFAEALERDDTDLNLWRQSARLSSALQSYRLARFCLESVLADDDNRLEVRTQQLGLEETFAEEGLRETLQSVQDRLSVSLVPIKKPKKALIKFLKQQNDPYPYLPSLPDKLEDVGPSRSPLAFRPSRHEAKIDALTWAATGKAILRLLDTDKKAPELDPGTSISISLPANSPELKATTTTAQRRLSKVQCEDDQPQDIQMADDAQSTGARSTNGVQGREQTAEHGDDQSSVDQRAEKQLMESLEIQSSHHQQDAEQHDDIKTEEVDAKSPEQPSRKRSSASAIAEDQAERLRVKSRRTRLRDSLAETSNQTDEVVFDQTKYYENLLDPYVQTDEGVFGTVGPLLSKLEVDDLGTLEELRKQVASASERKDSPDTPANPAKSDNVLSQDLQDIIVHWDDGKSQVMQQSDSLAGLQDIQGMGRSGLAVFLEHSKKTTHKLKMKHVFTGEDQLIDFIKAVNYDSLQLHDVAFQWLGCILRPDYANFAVHNNTIQDWSVVESSYIAYQWSGVLKDTVLQILSFEDEFIYGMLEEQMKSLERHILQCQPGEIFQYSVKDLADLEMIQAVFELHLDTYAPMNTPNSDTDEQTRILQQDRLTRWCTLARTALTHFIDHAPPEVSRGKITLRHIWASTFHSNMADDAQREHILLCLQDLKLFFSSLKDPVLSLPNNSVMSELSCDAVDQEISKLNSMDFFMRIFNPDSEDALGLIETIEPIVEPSSVQFIEEGTDDQQSLQRHEMGSFLDRGDATLRLFLWRRLQDAYRKIDYPPKVVSCYLRSIETVIKELWSSGYLDEPSGHRQATLLRWLKSLDGILNKTVTTVLQESVKAYECFDMEHVKSSMSAVASLLRLLYSFILYEDSVRVGQVSGTDLRGSLAKSLENFKDKLREMWVRCWILLYTLLKEAIAQNQEIFDEPLEDRIYYLRSVHNALGIRKLCRRSHKQFLKLVKSELFALDVKQDTEADICQIIYDVHGVKLCSNDGLLSDHGCTSEKLDRSTAVMMIDFVMKQAQKINIKDLSKSELKNTIDKMQQSIGTTKASPPVTYNRRIFNAYLKSPMNPSELVRAIRGVADLPLIPVPSQTAVIAKSGWYFLLGYAALTKFRSQKRLNPVPTTDLDEAVSWFRQDLEHGTSRWETWYRLAQTWDSKVEEDITWSADKINNNRTELVTWQRNAIHCYAMAVATAAKAAEPDAETRALLADLYTDFGIRLYSSSREPLSMGAFSVADFTRHYNNQESQQMYEGQPFKEMRVYTVWRLASYLLRRAIVDKPRNWMAHYMLSKCLWKMFTCDDSVRGSVRLISLDSVLDAHLDTIDALPQRKDSRSEPIFEPHYKLVSIVHKLVKREILTPAEACKTLLATPWARKVQACEEIGSWKKYILEVIKNLKNADKANWHHRMAVRAARIVYDDDKDDTAAAAARGELTQQIFTKTMTIQVWKPEYERPGRHFVYTTRYAYFFVALLDQLDDRASLDQLLRRVRKKQGDFINHTKLWEDMCLTYARVIRRAAHISEGHEEGVFKPIGWEEFVANTARLEELSHLAPESSSLLELLRDAIELKKLNNNLMKVALLEDLIADIYSRLYEVNMPQVIELVNEVNKEKMKVDHILMATDGAADVSTPPTSAPASEAPAPRGRTKGIARRDVQKRAETIVSRKVPPRAPTARAPAQAEADSTGATTSAGPKSMVEITVRQATVEEGGSGQQSDIPNSLHDSADDESELSELDEEKLSKLGTDPKRLFPNLHERASADPESEMSAQASAAGDAGNDDGGELDEDEKVEEGVAGQDPDLELGEGEGEGEGEGEGETMIEDGEEPGEAEYEGEGEGDDAEMEEEVGGHEGEGDTVMEGTDAPEQEGADGEQENEAADESEAAAAL; the protein is encoded by the exons ATGTCGACATGGGTGGCTCTCAATATCGAGCCCGACGAGGCaatcgaggaggaggttgatgataCGAAAGAAATTCAGATTGAGGAAGCTCTCAAGCTATATCAAAACGCGCTAAAGCTTCACTCCCAAGGATCGCAGTACTATGACCAAGCCGAGGACGCATACGAAGCCCTCCTAAACTCCGAGATATTCAAATACCCGGAGTCGATTTCCGACTATAAAAGAGTCGCACTTCAGAATTCAGAGCTCCAGTTCGGCGGGGCGTCACACGATGTAGCAGACGAGGATACTGCTGTCGCGCTGGGCGAGTTCAGCATCAACGACTCTACCTCGAGCACACTACAACAAACCATCTACCTCTCGTACAAGAACCACGGACAATACATCCTCGATGCCTTACGTGCTTCGCTGCAGgaaatccagcaatcttCCGAAGAAGCACACGATCTTTCGTCCGAAGTTACCGAGCGCACCAGCACGGCGCTGTCACAATTTGCGGAGGCATTAGAACGAGATGACACGGACCTCAATCTTTGGAGACAAAGCGCGAGGCTGTCCAGTGCTCTACAGAGCTACCGACTTGCTCGATTCTGTCTAGAAAGCGTCTTAGCGGACGACGATAATCGCTTGGAAGTACGGACACAACAGTTGGGACTGGAGGAGACTTTCGCAGAAGAAGGTCTCAGAGAAACGTTGCAATCGGTACAAGACCGCCTGTCCGTGTCGCTTGTTCCCATtaagaagccgaagaaggcTCTTATCAAATTCCTCAAGCAACAAAACGATCCATACCCCTATTTGCCTTCACTGCCTGATAAATTGGAAGATGTGGGCCCATCGAGAAGCCCGCTTGCTTTCCGCCCATCTCGTCATGAAGCCAAAATCGACGCCTTGACATGGGCCGCTACTGGGAAAGCCATTTTACGCTTGCTCGATACCGATAAAAAAGCCCCTGAACTTGACCCTGGGACGTCAATTTCCATTTCTCTACCGGCCAATAGCCCAGAGTTGAAGGCGACCACGACTACAGCGCAGAGGCGACTATCAAAGGTGCAGTGTGAAGATGATCAGCCGCAAGATATACAGATGGCGGATGATGCGCAAAGTACAGGGGCGCGATCGACCAACGGAGTCCAGGGGCGAGAGCAGACTGCGGAACATGGTGACGATCAATCATCGGTCGACCAACGCGCAGAAAAACAGTTGATGGAATCCCTTGAAATCCAATCATCGCATCATCAGCAGGATGCAGAGCAACATGATGATATAAAAACCGAGGAGGTCGATGCAAAATCCCCCGAGCAACCTAGCAGAAAACGTTCATCTGCCTCTGCCATTGCCGAAGATCAAGCAGAACGCCTAAGGGTAAAAAGTAGAAGAACCCGCCTGCGGGATTCTCTCGCTGAGACTTCAAATCAAACGGACGAAGTGGTTTTTGATCAAACCAAATATTATGAAAACCTCCTAGACCCCTACGTCCAAACTGATGAAGGAGTTTTTGGTACCGTCGGCCCGTTGTTGTCAAAGCTGGAAGTCGACGACTTGGGGACGTTGGAAGAACTGAGGAAACAAGTCGCCTCGGCAAGCGAAAGAAAAGACTCCCCCGATACTCCGGCCAACCCTGCTAAGTCTGATAATGTGCTTTCTCAAGATCTCCAGGATATTATAGTTCACTGGGACGACGGCAAATCCCAAGTAATGCAACAAAGCGACAGTTTGGCCGGGCTGCAGGACATTCAAGGCATGGGCAGGTCTGGCCTCGCTGTGTTCCTCGAGCACTCAAAGAAAACCACCCATAAATTGAAGATGAAACATGTTTTTACTGGCGAGGATCAATTGATTGATTTCATTAAAGCTGTCAATTATGACAGCTTACAACTTCATGATGTTGCATTTCAATGGTTGGGATGCATTTTGAGGCCGGATTACGCCAATTTCGCTGTCCATAACAACACGATACAGGACTGGTCAGTGGTCGAGTCGTCCTATATCGCTTACCAATGGTCTGGCGTGCTCAAGGATACTGTGCTTCAGATTTTATCTTTCGAGGACGAGTTCATCTACGGCATGTTGGAAGAGCAAATGAAATCCCTAGAACGCCATATCCTTCAATGCCAACCAGGGGAAATCTTTCAATATTCTGTGAAAGACTTGGCAGACTTGGAGATGATACAGGCTGTTTTTGAACTTCATCTTGATACATATGCACCTATGAATACGCCAAATAGTGATACGGATGAACAAACGAGGATCCTTCAACAAGATCGCTTGACAAGATGGTGTACGCTAGCACGCACTGCATTGACTCACTTCATTGACCACGCCCCCCCGGAAGTTAGCCGGGGCAAAATAACCCTCCGCCATATCTGGGCGTCAACGTTCCACTCGAATATGGCAGATGATGCCCAGCGGGAACATATTTTACTCTGTCTCCAGGACCTTAAACTTTTTTTCAGCTCTCTCAAAGACCCAGTGCTGTCGCTCCCCAACAACTCTGTTATGTCTGAACTGTCATGTGACGCAGTCGATCAGGAGATTTCAAAGCTGAATTCTATGGACTTTTTCATGAGGATTTTCAATCCAGATTCTGAAGATGCTCTTGGACTTATTGAAACAATTGAACCAATTGTCGAGCCATCGTCGGTACAATTTATCGAAGAAGGAACAGATGACCAACAAAGCCTACAACGGCATGAAATGGGCTCTTTTCTGGACCGTGGCGACGCTACATTAAGGCTTTTTCTATGGCGACGGCTCCAGGACGCTTATAGAAAAATCGACTACCCTCCAAAGGTGGTATCCTGCTATTTGAGGAGCATCGAAACAGTCATCAAAGAATTATGGAGCTCGGGCTATCTTGATGAGCCTAGTGGGCATCGTCAAGCGACTCTCCTGCGATGGCTAAAATCGCTTGATGGCATTTTAAACAAAACTGTTACAACAGTCTTGCAGGAGTCTGTCAAGGCCTACGAATGCTTTGATATGGAGCATGTGAAGTCGTCAATGTCAGCCGTCGCCTCTCTCCTCAGACTACTCTACAGTTTCATTCTCTACGAAGATTCTGTTCGTGTTGGACAAGTTTCCGGTACAGACCTGCGAGGGTCGCTGGCAAAATCCTTGGAAAACTTCAAGGATAAACTGCGCGAAATGTGGGTCCGTTGCTGGATCTTGCTATACACCCTGCTCAAAGAAGCTATTGCCCAGAATCAAGAGATCTTTGACGAGCCTTTGGAGGATCGCATCTACTACTTGCGCTCGGTGCACAACGCTCTCGGTATTCGCAAGCTTTGCAGACGATCTCACAAGCAATTTCTCAAACTGGTCAAGTCTGAGCTTTTTGCATTGGATGTGAAACAAGACACAGAGGCTGACATCTGCCAAATCATTTACGACGTCCACGGGGTCAAGTTGTGTTCGAATGATGGCCTACTCAGTGACCATGGGTGCACTTCTGAAAAGCTCGACCGTTCGACGGCTGTCATGATGATCGACTTTGTAATGAAGCAGGCGCAGAAGATAAACATCAAGGATTTGTCCAAGTCAGAGCTGAAAAATACGATTGACAAAATGCAGCAGTCTATCGGAACAACCAAGGCGTCACCCCCCGTGACATATAATCGCCGCATTTTCAATGCCTACTTGAAATCGCCCATGAATCCATCCGAACTCGTCCGCGCCATTCGAGGAGTGGCAGACCTGCCATTGATACCTGTACCGAGTCAAACCGCAGTTATCGCCAAAAGTGGCTGGTATTTCCTTTTAGGCTACGCAGCCTTGACCAAATTCCGCTCACAAAAACGCCTAAACCCGGTTCCAACCACCGACCTTGATGAGGCTGTTAGTTGGTTCCGACAGGATTTGGAGCACGGGACCTCAAGATGGGAGACTTGGTACCGGCTGGCCCAGACATGGGATTCAAaggttgaggaagatatCACATGGTCTGCAGACAAGATCAACAACAATCGGACGGAGTTGGTTACTTGGCAACGCAATGCGATCCATTGTTACGCAATGGCAGTGGCCACGGCTGCCAAGGCCGCCGAGCCAGATGCAGAGACCCGAGCACTTCTAGCGGACCTCTATACGGATTTCGGAATTCGTTTATACTCGTCTTCCAGAGAGCCCCTTTCTATGGGGGCTTTCAGCGTTGCTGACTTCACTCGGCACTACAACAATCAGGAAAGCCAGCAGATGTACGAGGGCCAACCATTCAAGGAAATGAGGGTCTATACTGTCTGGAGACTTGCAAGCTACCTTCTTAGGCGTGCAATAGTCGACAAACCGAGGAACTGGAT GGCGCATTATATGCTGAGCAAATGCTTGTGGAAAATGTTCACCTGTGATGATTCCGTGAGGGGCTCGGTGCGTCTCATCAGCCTTGATAGTGTCTTGGACGCTCACCTTGACACCATTGATGCGCTGCCGCAACGCAAAGATTCTCGGTCAGAACCGATCTTTGAACCTCATTATAAGCTTGTCTCGATCGTGCATAAGCTTGTGAAGAGAGAAATTCTAACG CCTGCGGAAGCATGCAAAACTCTACTTGCAACGCCCTGGGCTCGAAAGGTCCAGGCTTGTGAGGAGATTGGGTCCTGGAAGAAGTACATACTTGAGGTGATTAAGAACCTCAAGAATGCGGACAAGGCAAATTGGCACCACCGCATGGCCGTCAGG GCTGCACGCATTGTATACGATGACGACAAAGATGATactgctgccgccgcggctAGGGGCGAACTAACGCAACAAATATTTACCAAAACCATGACAATCCAGGTCTGGAAACCCGAGTATGAACGTCCCGGTAGGCACTTTGTTTACACGACGCGATATGCATACTTCTTTGTTGCTCTGCTCGATCAACTTGATGATCgggccagcctcgaccaATTACTCCGCCGGGTACGGAAAAAGCAAGGCGACTTTATCAACCATACTAAACTGTGGGAGGATATGTGCCTCACTTACGCCCGCGTCATACGTAGAGCAGCCCATATCAGCGAGGGCCATGAGGAAGGCGTCTTCAAGCCAATTGGGTGGGAAGAGTTCGTCGCGAATACCGCTCGTCTAGAGGAGCTCTCGCATCTCGCTCCTGAAAGTTCATCCCTCCTCGAGCTTCTTCGAGATGCAATTGAGCTGAAAAAGCTTAATAACAACCTGATGAAAGTCGCTTTGCTCGAAGACTTAATTGCCGATATATACTCCCGCCTTTACGAGGTGAACATGCCCCAGGTCATTGAGCTGGTCAACGAAGTAAACAAGGAAAAAATGAAGGTCGACCACATTCTCATGGCGACCGACGGGGCAGCCGACGTCTCCACCCCACCAACCTCAGCTCCTGCCTCAGAGGCACCTGCGCCCCGAGGTCGCACGAAAGGAATAGCCCGAAGAGACGTCCAAAAGCGAGCAGAGACAATCGTAAGCCGCAAGGTGCCGCCCCGCGCGCCCACTGCCAGAGCCCCCGCGCAGGCGGAAGCCGATTCAACCGGTGCTACAACTTCAGCAGGTCCCAAATCAATGGTTGAAATCACAGTTCGACAGGCAACcgtggaagaaggcggcTCAGGCCAACAAAGCGACATCCCCAACAGTCTGCATGATAGTGCTGATGATGAAAGCGAGCTAAGCGAACTGGATGAAGAGAAGCTTTCCAAACTCGGTACTGATCCGAAAAGGCTTTTCCCTAACCTTCACGAAAGAGCGTCTGCAGATCCGGAATCTGAGATGTCTGCTCAGGCTAGTGCTGCCGGAGACGCCGGAAATGATGACGGGGGGGAattggatgaagatgaaaaggTGGAGGAAGGCGTGGCTGGTCAGGACCCCGATCTTGAGCTTGGGgaaggcgagggcgagggcgagggggaaggggaaggggaaacCATGattgaggatggcgaggaaccTGGTGAAGCTGAATACGAGGGTGAGggcgagggtgatgatgctgaaatggaggaagaagtcggcGGACacgaaggtgaaggagacACTGTTATGGAAGGCACCGATGCGCCTGAGCAGGAAGGTGCGGATGGCGAGCAGGAGAATGAGGCCGCTGATGAATCTGAGGCCGCAGCGGCCCTTTAA
- a CDS encoding ChAPs family protein (BUSCO:EOG0926142Y;~COG:S;~EggNog:ENOG410PFA8;~InterPro:IPR015374,IPR011990,IPR013026;~PFAM:PF09295;~go_function: GO:0005515 - protein binding [Evidence IEA]), with translation MVAPAVPEIYEEDDLTAAVDARTESLQNLRELGPPDLVYLVKQPKAGTTRQTGVYHHVTGIDASSSASLAAYVNTLVSSPLDKTNKVVSGIYCCYNAFSHLDMRVEVKIPGSLESYCIDERGDKRVATDALWLETFLCGVLRAYSYADDGSGDAIRKIVGVRRFNPVTNTEMEHRFLDAAEKLFFLGRQLSSDPETQVPNTVSNHLTAGLLKYIHTTGRYASGINLFEKLRTRDVEVSSLLAQVYRMADEEVQAVRLMYDALQDVPMDYALLDCQSAFCASKGEGEMALECAKRAVTAAPSEFSTWARLGEVYVGLEQWDLALLTLNSCPMFTYQDKDTPRMPQPSRIMLPILAESMLDEIDEGQPKQGDPHDYVHPSLRRLHAATYQGTFLKAYNLLTKVAAAIGWDQLLRVRSEVFVMEEEYRTERQHSTPKNSIHTNDDASPDETNGSSEQENGDHGPVDTVTEITANGDDHQQADQQADQQAEHSIERPEQTVASEVVKSGKEDPDPSHSSYTQFRNKRLCERWLDNLFMVLYEDLRIYTIWRTEVAQFRQQAMEYKKSATEWEILGELAERLHHFDEAIEAYQACLSIRFSPKAMRGILKLHEQRNDTRGMLSALIRLIAWQYRWYSEFSPDLLFMIRKLIEDEGAVKVRSIVQATNLAQTVLDLTHQYCQLCATFRSSGSDG, from the exons ATGGTCGCGCCAGCTGTTCCTGA GATTTacgaagaggacgacctCACTGCTGCTGTCGATGCGCGTACGGAGTCGCTACAGAACCTGAGAGAATTAGGTCCCCCAGACTTGGTGTACCTAGTCAAGCAGCCAAAGGCCGGCACGACTCGCCAG ACAGGCGTTTACCACCACGTCACTGGTATCGatgcttcctcctccgcaagctTGGCCGCCTACGTGAACACCTTGGTGTCCTCCCCGCTTGACAAGACAAATAAAGTGGTATCTGGAATCTACTG TTGCTACAATGCATTTTCCCACCTTGACATGCGAGTCGAAGTTAAAATCCCCGGAAGCCTCGAAAGCTACTGTATCGACGAGCGTGGAGATAAGCGTGTTGCGACCGACGCATTATGGCTCGAGACCTTTCTGTGCGGCGTTCTGAGAGCCTATTCGTATGCAGACGACGGCAGTGGGGATGCAATCAGAAAGATTGTTGGTGTTCGTCGGTTCAACCCTGTCACCAACACGGAGATGGAGCATAGATTCCTAGATGCTGCTGAAAAATTATTCTTTTTGG GAAGACAACTCAGTTCCGATCCTGAAACCCAGGTCCCAAATACCGTGAGCAACCATCTCACGGCCGGCCTTCTCAAGTACATCCATACTACGGGGCGGTACGCGTCTGGTATCAACTTATTCGAAAAGTTGCGCACGAGAGATGTAGAAGTATCTTCTCTGCTCGCTCAGGTCTATAGAatggcggatgaggaggttcaAGCTGTGCGACTCATGTACGACGCTCTACAAGATGTTCCGATGGATTATGCGCTTCTCGATTGCCAGTCTGCCTTCTGCGCTAGTAAAGGAGAAGGTGAAATGGCTCTGGAGTGCGCCAAGCGCGCCGTGACCGCTGCCCCTAGCGAATTCAGCACCTGGGCTCGACTGGGCGAGGTTTATGTGGGTCTAGAGCAATGGGATTTGGCTCTTTTGACATTAAACTCGTGCCCGATGTTCACATACCAGGATAAAGATACACCTCGGATGCCTCAACCGTCCCGCATCATGCTCCCCATCCTAGCTGAGAGTATGTTGGACGAAATTGACGAGGGACAGCCGAAGCAGGGAGACCCTCACGACTATGTGCACCCCTCGTTGCGAAGGCTACACGCAGCTACATACCAGGGGACATTCTTAAAGGCGTACAACCTGTTGACCAAAGTCGCCGCTGCAATTGGATGGGATCAGCTCCTTAGGGTTCGCAGCGAAGTTTTTGTTATGGAAGAGGAATATCGCACCGAGCGCCAACACTCCACGCCAAAGAATTCCATCCACACAAATGATGATGCAAGCCCCGACGAGACAAATGGTAGTAGCGAACAAGAAAATGGAGATCATGGTCCAGTAGACACCGTCACTGAAATAACTGCCAATGGGGATGATCACCAACAAGCCGACCAACAAGCCGACCAACAAGCCGAGCATTCGATCGAGAGGCCTGAACAGACAGTGGCATCAGAGGTTGTCAAATCCGGTAAAGAAGAT CCCGACCCATCACACTCATCGTACACGCAATTCAGGAATAAACGCCTATGTGAAAGATGGCTGGACAACCTTTTCATGGTTCTCTACGAGGATCTCCGCATATATACCATATGGCGCACGGAAGTGGCCCAATTCCGCCAGCAGGCAATGGAATACAAGAAATCTGCCACCGAATGGGAGATCCTCGGTGAGCTGGCGGAGCGGCTACACCACTTCGATGAGGCCATTGAAGCATATCAAGCTTGCCTATCAATTCGATTTTCGCCGAAAGCCATGCGCGGAATACTCAAGCTCCACGAGCAACGAAATGACACAAGGGGAATGCTTAGTGCTTTGATCCGTCTTATTGCCTGGCAATATCGATGGTATTCTGAG TTCTCCCCGGATCTACTATTCATGATCCGCAAATTAATTGAAGACGAAGGTGCTGTCAAGGTCCGCAGCATCGTGCAGGCTACGAACCTGGCCCAGACTGTTCTTGACCTCACTCACCAGTACTGTCAATTGTGCGCAACATTCCGCAGCAGTGGCAGTGATGGCTAG
- a CDS encoding putative C6 transcription factor (COG:S;~EggNog:ENOG410PICM;~InterPro:IPR036864,IPR007219,IPR001138;~PFAM:PF00172;~go_function: GO:0000981 - DNA-binding transcription factor activity, RNA polymerase II-specific [Evidence IEA];~go_function: GO:0003677 - DNA binding [Evidence IEA];~go_function: GO:0008270 - zinc ion binding [Evidence IEA];~go_process: GO:0006351 - transcription, DNA-templated [Evidence IEA];~go_process: GO:0006355 - regulation of transcription, DNA-templated [Evidence IEA]), with product MKRSSLDAGLEARPQDRRHSVVSDGRPTPPKISKARACAECKRHKIRCEFRAGDASCTKCLRSGIKCVVNDFSQKFVDDDGVWKSQASATIQQLQEAVSHLLRQGGLPELSTYGVSDSPSGPSPAAPAYYVANRPLINDSPSDVKPDGPGLVVTREPSQEPDLQDRELVPAPMRSLYEVTKLRDLRHNHIEQPKLTLLEEDFISRGVISLQEAEELFAYFSRTMNQLLWGGIILVHRDLTSVRRASTLLAAAVLTVAALHIPNRTETLNRCYSEYVALVSSMSLTRAHTLDDVRALCVGAFWLSELSWKLSGHAVRIATELGLHQSYQKMMRGHTDQYERAQLWYLLYVCDHHFSIAYGRPPVIHEDLAIKNYENFLQAPMVVPGDIRLLAQVALFMILTEAYRTFGSDTEQALTEEDFGQLRVYNVAIDQWRLLWQPRSADSPYVRTYPSKGVVLHYHFAKFQLNSLSLRALSPTNTPVFSMDRKESANIAISSAMACLNMVLEEQDIRDAIVGVPIFTHTMVTFSAVFLLKVAVNWNSAYLSLDSGQVRSLVERVIDLLNCVSAGERHLTRHIARGLSKMLERFDSWDMANGGVAGAVGERPGSGVPGGANAMAQGFPPPDLIYDMVGTYGFGLDENLLDPSMANFEYLAQ from the exons ATGAAGCGCTCTTCGCTCGATGCTGGCCTCGAAGCCCGTCCCCAAGACCGTCGCCACTCAGTTGTGTCTGATGGCCGGCCAACTCCGCCGAAAATATCCAAAGCCCGCGCCT GTGCAGAGTGTAAACGCCACAAGATACGATGCGAATTCAGAGCAGGCGATGCAAGCTGCACGAAATGTCTTCGCAGCGGGATCAAGTGTGTTGTGAATGACTTCTCGCAGAAGTTtgttgatgacgatgggGT ATGGAAATCGCAAGCATCAGCCACGatccaacaacttcaagaAGCCGTGtcgcatcttcttcgccaagGAGGGCTCCCAGAGCTCTCAACCTACGGAGTTAGTGACAGCCCCAGTGGCCCGTCCCCAGCCGCGCCTGCATATTATGTCGCAAATCGCCCTTTGATAAACGATTCACCATCGGATGTGAAACCCGATGGACCGGGGCTTGTGGTGACGCGAGAGCCCTCACAGGAGCCGGATTTACAGGACCGAGAATTGGTGCCAGCCCCCATGCGGAGTCTCTATGAGGTGACGAAGCTACGTGACCTGCGCCACAATCATATTGAGCAACCGAAGTTGACGCTTCTCGAGGAAGACTTCATTTCTCGAGGCGTTATATCCTTAcaggaggctgaggagctcTTCGCATATTTCAGCCGGACAATGAACCAACTACTATGGGGTGGAATAATTCTCGTACACCGTGATCTCACCTCGGTGCGACGGGCTTCGACATTGCTGGCGGCAGCAGTTCTCACCGTGGCAGCGCTGCATATCCCCAACCGCACCGAGACATTGAATCGATGTTATAGCGAGTATGTGGCGCTGGTATCAAGCATGTCACTGACACGAGCTCATACTTTGGACGATGTTCGAGCGCTATGCGTGGGGGCATTTTGGTTGTCTGAGTTGAGTTGGAAGTTGTCCGGCCATGCCGTGCGTATAGCTACAGAGTTAGGCCTTCACCAAAGCtaccagaagatgatgcgtGGACACACTGATCAATACGAGAGAGCCCAATTATGGTATTTACTCTATGTTTGTGACCACCATTTCAGTATAGCTTACGGTCGACCACCTGTCATTCACGAGGACTTGGCGATCAAAAACTACGAAAATTTCCTCCAGGCACCAATGGTTGTTCCTGGTGATATCCGACTGTTAGCACAGGTGGCTCTATTTATGATTTTGACGGAGGCATATCGAACCTTCGGAAGCGATACCGAACAAGCATTGACGGAGGAGGACTTCGGCCAATTACGTGTCTACAATGTCGCCATAGATCAATGGCGACTTCTATGGCAACCGCGATCTG CCGATAGTCCCTATGTTCGAACCTATCCTTCGAAAGGAGTAGTCCTTCACTACCACTTTGCCAAGTTCCAGCTCAATTCCCTCTCTCTACGTGCCCTATCTCCAACCAATACGCCAGTTTTCTCCATGGACCGCAAGGAATCGGCCAATATTGCGATTTCGTCTGCCATGGCCTGTCTAAACATGGTCCTGGAGGAACAAGACATTCGTGATGCAATTGTTGGAGTTCCTATTTTCACACATACTATGGTTACCTTTTCTGCTGTCTTTCTTTTGAAGGTGGCTGTTAACTGGAACTCGGCATACTTGAGCCTGGATAGTGGTCAAGTGCGGAGTCTGGTGGAGCGAGTAATTGATCTGTTGAATTGTGTCTCCGCAGGCGAGAGACACTTGACAAGACATATCGCTCGCGGTTTGAGCAAGATGTTGGAGCGGTTTGACTCCTGGGATATGGCTAATGGAGGAGTCGCAGGTGCAGTGGGCGAACGTCCAGGGAGCGGCGTTCCTGGTGGTGCGAATGCAATGGCTCAAGGGTTCCCGCCTCCAGATCTGATCTACGACATGGTAGGGACGTACGGATttgggttggatgagaaTTTGCTTGATCCTAGTATGGCCAATTTTGAATATCTGGCGCAGTGA